A genome region from Coffea arabica cultivar ET-39 chromosome 7e, Coffea Arabica ET-39 HiFi, whole genome shotgun sequence includes the following:
- the LOC113699687 gene encoding uncharacterized protein — protein sequence MGDGKKVKVRRFTLDNRWVVPYNPYLLALFDCHMNVEICSTIKLVKYLYKYVFKGHDLVCFRIMTDDSPTDTDEIKEFQKGRYISPPEAFWRIYEFRLNEMTPSVYTLQVHLPNQQLVSFSKNSDLLQLLAKVDFSKTMLTEFFKMNATNAAAESLKCFYKDFPQHFVWSSKYRHWTERKRRKVIGRLVSVNPREEERYYLRLLLNHIPAPISFDDLLTVNAKKMNSFREAALALGLLQSDTYIEETLEEAAAFQMPSSLRLLFATLLVYCSPTDPTMLWRKFELDFTRDYERHKQYHAYSPAQIRGLVLADINKSLHQMGTSIAAYQLPLDDLVSVDHVHLTKEIEAEKNIDIPPEDLLMSLRLNAQQKYAYDTILQACFASQGHSFFIDGPGGIGKTFLYRSLLATLRSQGYIAIAVATSGIAASILPGGRTEHSRFKIPLDFSKNRTCQLSKQGSVARLLSESKLILWDEASMAKRETIEAFDDLLRDVMESELPFGGKVVVFGGDFRQTLPVIKQATKEILLQSCFLNSPLWYKLHKLKLIENMRAILDPQFSEFLLRVGEGRELVDFNGEITLPRDLVIPYYDKEESLNRLLQSIFPDLTLYSLDPYRMINRCILTPKNSSVDELNDILIKRFPGELHTFISSDKTVDQRHQGDYEDFLNSQNPKGLPPHRLMLKEH from the exons ATGGGTGATGGCAAGAAAGTGAAAGTTCGCAGATTCACTCTTGATAACAGGTGGGTTGTGCCTTACAATCCCTATCTCCTTGCTTTGTTCGATTGTCACATGAACGTGGAGATTTGTTCTACCATTAAATTGGTCAAGTACTTGTATAAATATGTGTTCAAGGGGCATGATCTGGTTTGCTTTAGAATTATGACAGATGATAGTCCTACTGATACTGATGAGATTAAAGAATTCCAAAAGGGTCGATACATCTCGCCTCCGGAAGCATTTTGGCGCATCTATGAGTTCCGTTTAAACGAGATGACCCCATCTGTTTATACTCTCCAGGTTCATCTTCCAAATCAGCAGCTTGTTTCTTTCTCGAAGAACTCGGACTTGCTACAATTGTTAGCTAAAGTAGATTTTTCTAAAACCATGCTGACTGAGTTCTTCAAAATGAATGCGACCAACGCAGCTGCTGAGAGTCTCAAATGTTTTTATAAAGATTTTCCTCAGCATTTCGTTTGGTCTTCTAAGTATAGACACTGGACAGAAAGAAAGCGTCGAAAGGTGATAGGTAGACTCGTCAGTGTTAATCCACGAGAGGAAGAAAGGTACTATCTGAGGCTGCTCTTAAATCATATTCCAGCACCGATATCATTCGATGATCTCTTGACTGTTAATGCTAAAAAAATGAACTCGTTTAGAGAGGCTGCTTTGGCACTTGGGTTGCTGCAATCTGATACGTACATAGAAGAAACGCTTGAGGAAGCTGCTGCATTTCAAATGCCATCTTCACTCAGATTATTATTTGCAACTCTTCTTGTCTATTGTTCTCCAACTGATCCAACGATGTTATGGAGAAAAtttgaattggactttactaGAGATTATGAACGGCATAAACAATATCATGCCTACTCTCCCGCTCAAATTAGGGGATTGGTTCTAGCTGATATTAACAAATCCCTTCATCAGATGGGTACATCCATTGCTGCCTATCAGTTGCCATTAGATGACCTTGTTAGTGTGGATCATGTTCATTTGACAAAGGAGATAGAAGCTGAAAAAAACATAGACATACCGCCGGAAGATCTATTGATGTCTTTGAGACTAAATGCCCAGCAAAAGTATGCTTATGACACCATCTTACAGGCATGCTTTGCTTCCCAAGGGCATTCATTTTTTATTGATGGTCCTGGTGGTATCGGCAAAACCTTTTTATACCGGTCGCTGCTTGCTACTTTGAGGTCACAAGGTTATATAGCCATTGCAGTAGCAACCTCTGGAATTGCAGCGTCTATCCTGCCTGGAGGAAGAACTGAACACTCAAGGTTCAAGATACCTCTTGACTTCTCAAAGAACAGAACCTGCCAGCTTAGCAAACAAGGCAGTGTTGCAAGGTTGCTCTCGGAGTCAAAACTGATCTTGTGGGATGAGGCTTCCATGGCAAAACGAGAAACTATTGAGGCATTTGATGATTTGCTTAGAGATGTCATGGAATCTGAACTGCCTTTTGGGGGTAAGGTTGTTGTGTTTGGTGGGGATTTTCGTCAGACGCTGCCTGTTATTAAGCAAGCAACAAAGGAAATCCTTTTGCAGTCGTGTTTTCTCAATTCTCCATTGTGGTATAAACTTCATAAACTGAAGTTGATAGAAAACATGCGAGCTATATTAGATCCTCAGTTCTCCGAATTCTTGTTAAGAGTTGGCGAAGGGCGTGAACTTGTGGACTTCAACGGTGAAATAACTTTGCCTAGAGATTTAGTCATTCCTTATTACGATAAAGAAGAGTCCTTAAACAG GTTACTACAATCCATATTCCCAGATTTAACTCTCTATTCCCTGGATCCATATAGGATGATTAACAGGTGTATTCTTACCCCTAAAAATAGCTCGGTTGATGAGCTAAATGATATACTAATTAAAAGGTTCCCTGGAGAGCTTCACACTTTCATTAGCTCTGACAAAACTGTTGACCAGCGGCACCAGGGGGATTATGAAGATTTTCTTAATTCTCAGAATCCAAAAGGCCTTCCTCCTCACAGGTTAATGTTAAAAGAACATTGA